One Methylocystis iwaonis genomic window, CTGGCTTTCCGGCCGCGTCACCATCCCCTGGGACGCGAAGGCGCATTTCCAGCCGCAATTCGTCTTCCTGGCGCATGCGCTGCATTCGGGCCAGTCGCCGTTCTGGACGCCCAATGTCTTTGCCGGCATGCCGCAGATCGCCGATCCTCAGTCGCTGATCTTCGCGCCGTTTTTCCTTCTCGCCGCCGCGCTCATCCCGGAGCCCTCCTTCGTGCTGGAAGACGCGATCGTCTTCGGCATGCTGGCGATGGGCGGCCTCACGCTGGTGGCCTATTTCCGCGATCGCGGCTGGAGTGCGGCGGGCGCTTTGATCGCGGCGCTCGCTTTCGCTTTCGGCGGCTCGGCGGCCTGGCGCATCCAGCACACGGGCCAGATCATGAGCCTCTCATGGTTGCCGGCGACGCTGTGGTTGTTGGCGCGCGCGCTCGATCGCCGCTCGGCGGCCTATGGCTCGGCGGCCGGCGCGGTCGCGGCCTTCATGGTGCTCGGGCGCGATCAGGTGGCGTATTTGAGCGTGCTCATGCTGGCGGCTTATGCGCTTTACCGGATAGCAACCGACGACGCCCCCGTCGCTTCCGCCATTGCGCCGCTTCTTGCCGGCGCCGTCATGGGCGCCGCGATCATCGCCGTGCCGCTCGCTTTCACACTGGAGCTCGCCGCCAATTCCAACCGGCCGGAAATCGATCTCGACGGCGCCTATAAGGGGTCGCTGCCGCCAGCGTCCTTTTTCACGCTTCTCTCCGCGAATATGTTCGGGACCGACGGACCGCTCGCCGCCTTCTGGGGACCGCCGGTCGGCGAGGCGGATCTTTTCCTCGCCCGCAATATGACGGACGTCTATGCGGGGGCGATTCCCCTCGTCGCCGCGCTCGCTGCGCTGGGCCGCCGCTTCTTTGCGGAAAGGGAAGCGCGCTTCTTCGCCGGCGCTCTTGTCTTTTTCGCGCTCTATGCGCTCGGCCGTTACACCCCCGCCTTCGCGTTTTTCTACCATATCCCCGGCGTCGATCTCTGGCGCCGACCGGCCGACGCCACTTTCCTCTTCGGCTTCGCCTTCGCGCTTCTTGCCGGCTACGCTTTCACGCTCATCGAGCGTCGTGTGGCGGCGCCGCGTCCGCCTCTGCTCATCGGCGCCCTGGCGGGGCTTTTCGCGCTCGCCATCGCTTATGCCGCGAAAAGGGAGCATCTCGCGCAAGCCCTTGCGCCGCTCGCCATCAGCGCCGCTTTCGTGGCGGGCGCGACGGCGTTGGTCATCGCGGTGGGCGCCGGGCGGCTGCGGGGCTTCGCGCTGCTGGCCGCCGTCGCAGCGCTCGCGACGGCCGATCTCGCCGTCAGCAACGGCCCCAATGAGTCGACCGCTTTGCCTCCGGAGCAATTCGACGTCCTTCGCACAGATTCGAAAGACCCGGTGATCGCTTTCCTCGAGGAGAAGCTGAAAGAGAACGCCGCGCCCGACCGCCGTGACCGCGTCGAGCTTGCGGCGATCGACTTTCACTGGCCCAACGCCTCGCTCGTCCATGGGCTCGACCACGATCTCGGCTACAATCCGATCCGTCTCAAGATCTTCGAGGACGCGACCGGCGCCGGCGACCATGTGGCGCTGCCCGAGCAGCGGGAATTCTCCAAGCTTTATCCGACCTATCACTCGCCGCTGTCCGACATGCTGGGCCTGCGTTATGTCGCGACGGGCGTGCCGATCGAGGCGATCGACAAGCATTACAAGCCGGGCGACCTGCAAGAGCTGACGCAGATCGGCAAGGTCCATCTCTACGAGAACAAAAGCGCCTATCCGCGCGTCATGGTCGCGACCTGCGCCATGCATGTCGATTTCGCGCGCATGGTCGCGACGGGCGAGTGGCCGGAGGCGGATTACCGCGAGACAGTGCTGCTCGAAGAGCCGCCGCTCTGCCATACGCGTAAGGGTCTGCCGCCCGACGCCGCGCGGGCGCGGCTCGTTTCTTACGGCAATTCGGAGATCGTGGTCGAGACCAACGCGCCACCCGGCGGCGGCTGGCTCATCCTCAACGACGTCTGGCATCCGTGGTGGTTTGCGACGCTCGACGGCGAGGCGGCGGAGATTCTGCGCGCCAATGTGCTATTCCGGGCGGTGGCGATTCCGGAAGGGCGGCACGAGGTGCGCTTTACCTTCCAGCCGGTTCCGGGGCTGTTGCGCGAGATTTCGCGCAGGCGAGGGCAAAGGCCGGGCGTTTAGGCTTTTATGGGCAGTCCGGGTCCCAGATAAGTCGGCCGAGATCGGTCGACTCGACATTGCGATCCATGGGGCAGTCGGGGCAGGCGCTTCGGTTAGGTTTGTTCCGGCATCTGGAACATTGCCGAATGAGAGCGTTCGCCGTTTCAAGATCGAGCTTCAAAGCATTCAAATCTTTTAACGTCTCGTCTATCCACTCCTTCAACTCGCCGAGCAGCGTGGAAACGCTGGCTGCGGCGTCCGCGCCGCTCGCGCAGCCCTCCCGAACTCGGGCAAGCCGCTCTATGTCGCCGAGCTCTGTTCCCAGCCGCGCCAGGCGCAAAGCGACCTCGAGGCGCTTCGCATCCTTCTCGCGATACAATCGGGTGCCGCCGGGCGTGCGCTCTGGCGCAATGACCCCGAGCTCCTCGTAAAGCCGGATCGTTCGGGGCGTTGTGTCGAGCCGTTCGGCCAGCTCGCCGATTTTCATGACATCCCTCTGATCGCGAGGGGGAAGGCGTACGGCCATATTGCCAACTTTCTTACGTTAGCGTTAGATTGTGTCGCAAGTTATTCTTTCCGGCCCGGATTTTATTCAAGGAGCCAACCCTATGAGAAAATGGCTTTTGCCGCTCATCCCGATTTTTGCGCTCGCTTTGCCATCGCGTGGCGAGGAGACAAATGCGCCAGCCGGCGAGCGCATCGCCCTGCCTCCAGCTTATAAAAATTTCCGCGTGATTGGCCTTTCCCAGCGCTCGGATGATCAAAGCCTGCGCGCGATTCTGGGCAATGACGTCGCTGTCGAAGCGGCGCGCGCCGGAAAGACCAACCCCTGGCCAAATGGTGCCATTCTCGCCAAGCTGGTTTGGAAACAGAAGCAAAGCGCTCAGTTCCCCGCGGCGACAATCCCCGACGCCTTCAGCAGCGTCGCCTTTATGATCAAGGATGACGCCAAATACGCAGCCACCGCCGGTTGGGGCTGGGGCGAATGGGTTGGTTTGCAGCAAAAGCCTTATGACAAGGCCGGTTTCGCCCGAGAATGCGTAGCCTGCCACTCAACCGTGAAAGATCAGGACTGGGTGTTTACTCGGCCCGGGGAGCTTCCCTGAATTACCTGATCGCGGGCTGGCCGGCGGTAGGCGGCCGCTCCGTCAGGCGATCTCAGCATAAACCGCGTCGATCTTCGCCCCGCTGTTGAGCCCCTTGTGGATCGAGATCGCGAGCCCTTCGGCGCGCGCCTGCGCCTCGATTCGCGCGACAATTGCCTGTGCCGTCGCCTCGCTCTCGACAAAGGCGAAGCCCGTCGGCCCCCATGAGGTCTGGCCGCCGCCGGTCGCGCCGTCGCGCGTCAGCCGCCCGACCGCCGCTTCGACCTTGGCGCTGGTGAAGCGCCGGCCGCCCTGTTTGGGGGCGAAGTAATCGCCGACGATCTCCTGTATCCGCGCCACGGCGGCCCCGAAGGCCGCCAAGTCCCGCTCGGCGAGCGCCGGCAGCGCCTGCATCAGCACGAGGCGGCACAGCTCTCCGCTTTCCGCCGCGCTGGATGGCGGCAGCGCCACAAAGGCCTCGCGTTCGTCCGCGCCATGCAGGCCCACGCAAGTCGGG contains:
- a CDS encoding cytochrome P460 family protein → MRKWLLPLIPIFALALPSRGEETNAPAGERIALPPAYKNFRVIGLSQRSDDQSLRAILGNDVAVEAARAGKTNPWPNGAILAKLVWKQKQSAQFPAATIPDAFSSVAFMIKDDAKYAATAGWGWGEWVGLQQKPYDKAGFARECVACHSTVKDQDWVFTRPGELP
- a CDS encoding MerR family transcriptional regulator, which produces MKIGELAERLDTTPRTIRLYEELGVIAPERTPGGTRLYREKDAKRLEVALRLARLGTELGDIERLARVREGCASGADAAASVSTLLGELKEWIDETLKDLNALKLDLETANALIRQCSRCRNKPNRSACPDCPMDRNVESTDLGRLIWDPDCP